Sequence from the Gemmatimonadaceae bacterium genome:
GACGGGCGCCATGTGATCGTCGCCCGCGGCGAAGGTGCCACCGCGCGCGGTCGCACGATGACGCACAACACCTGGTTCGACGTCGTGCGCCTCGATGTCAACGCGGCGCAGGGCGACACCGGCGTCATCGTCGGGACCATCGAACGCCCCACCGGCGTCTCGGTGGGCGGGGAGGCACGCCGTCAGCTGCCACGCCCCTCCATCGGCCCCGAGGGGCGCATTTTCTGGCCTGAGCAGCGCGTCGCGAACGCCGGCCGCCCAGCGGGGACAGCGCTGGTTTCGATCGCGCCGGACGGGAAGGACCGCCGGGAGCACCTCTCCTTTCCTGCGGCCGACGAGATGGTCCCGTCGCCGGATGGGGAATGGGTCGCCTTCCAGGAGGGGGACAACGTCTATGTCGCGCCCATGGCATACGGCGGCGTCGGCAGCGATCCGCAGCGCGTGGAGAAGCGCCGCGGCCAGTTCCCGATCACCGCGCTCACGCGCGACGGCGGACTCTACCCGCGCTGGCGCGACCACCTGACGCTGGAGTTCTCCAGCGGCCCGCACTTCTACGTCCATCACCTCGACACGAAGCGCACCGACACGCTCGTGTTGCGTCTGACGGTGCCGCGCGCGACGCCCTCGGGGAGCATCGCCCTCACCAACGCCCGCCTCGTCACGCTCGACAAGCGGCGCGTCATCGAGCGCGGGACGATCGTGGCGCGCAACGGGCGCATCGCCTGCGTCGGGTCGTGCAGCACCGCGGGGGTCGACCGCGTCGTGAACGCCAGCGGGAAGACGATCATCCCCGGGTTCGTCGACATGCACTCGCACCACTATCGCGAGTGGCGCGGCATGCGTCCGCGGCACGACTTCGAGCAGGCCGTTTATCTGGCCTACGGCGTCACTACCACGCACGACGTGTCGATGCACGCGCAGAACATGTTCCCCACCGCGGAGCTCATCGAGGCGGGGGAGATGGTGGGGCCGCGCGGCTTCAGCACCGGCGACAACATCACCGCCGGCGACGCCACGCGCGCCAACGAGATCAACAACCCGCGCGACGCGCTCGCCGCCGTGCGCCGCATGGCCGACTGGGGAGCTAACTCGATCAAGCAGTACGCCCAGCCGCGTCGCGACCAGCGGCAGTGGATGGCCGAGGCGGCACGCACGGTGGGAATGAACCTCACGTCGGAGGGAGGCTTCTTCCTCGAAGACCTGGGCTTCATCATGGACGGACAGACCGCCTTCGAGCACGCCTTCGAGGAAGTGCCGATGTACAGCGACGGCGCCAAGTTCCTCGGCAAGGCGGGGGCCACGTACTCCCCCACCCTCGTCGTCTCCGGCGCCGGTCCGTCCAACATCGACTACTGGTTCCAGGAGTCGAACGTCTGGCAGGACGCCAAGCAGCGGCGCTGGTTCCCGTGGCGCGCGCTGGTCCCGCACACGCGCGTACGCATGACGCGACCGGTGACAGACTACTCGTATCCGGTGGTGGCGCAGTCGATGGCCGACATCATCGCCGAGGGTGGGTGGGGAGCGTTAGGCTCCCACGGCGAGCATCACGGGCTGGCCCCGCACTGGGAGCTGTGGATGGGGGCGTCGGCGTTAGGCAACCATGGCGCGCTGGAAGTCGCCTCGCTGCACGGTGCGCGCCTGCTCGGCGCCGACAAGGACCTCGGCTCGCTCGAGGTCGGGAAGCTCGCCGACCTCGTGGTGCTCAACGGCAACCCGCTGCAGAACATCCGTGCGACCGCCGATGCACAGTACGTGATGAAGGGCGGGGTGCTGTACGACGCGATGTCGCTCGACCAGCTGTGGCCGAAGCAGGTACCGTTCGGCCCGGCCTACTGGGTGAACGAGGATATGCTGCAGCGGAACGTGAAGGGGGTGGAGACGTTCGACAAGAAGCGATAGGACTTCGAGATGATCCTCTTCTCGTTTCGCAATGCCTGGAGATCGCTTCGAGCAGCTCCCGCTTTTTCCGCACTCGTGGCGCTCACGATGGCGGTGGCGATTGCGCTCAGCGCGCTTGTACTTGGCACCGTGAATGCGGTCTTGCGACCGGCGAGCGTCGCCCGGAGGGCTGAGTTACTCTATCGCGTACAGGCGACCGTTAGCGGGAAACAGAGCGCAACGCCTTCCGCCATCGACCTTCGTCAGATGCGAGCGTCGGTGCCGTCGCTGGAAGTCATTTCGACCGTTCGTGGGGACTACGCCGCGGTGGTTTCACGAGGCGAGGCAGAACAGCGACATGTGATGTATGTCGACGAAGACTTCTTCGAGGTGCTCGAGACGCGACCGAGCGCTGGGCGCTTCTTCCTACCAACCGATCGCGCGTTCGGCGAGGCACCTCTCGCAGTTGTCAGCGATCGCTTCTGGCGTGAACGACTCCACGGTGCCAGCGACCTCTCGGCAGGCACTATCGAGGTAGACGGCACTACCTTCCGAGTCGTCGGCGTCGCGCCCCCGGGCTTGGAGCGAATGCTGGGAGCGGACTTGTGGCTGCTTTCGATGCGCGGTGCGGTTCAGTCAACAAGCGGTCTGATGCCGCCGGAGTTCGTCGCGCGATTACGCCCGCGCGCGTCACAGGCCACGCTGGAGCGCGACCTGCGCGCCATGGGGCTACACGTTGCCGCGCAGGCGCCGAGTGCGACCGCGCCCCGCTTCCATGTTCGAGCGCTCGCCGTCGCGTTGGCGGAGTTCTCGGAGTTGCAGCGGTCGCTGGCATGGTCGACCAGAGCCATCGTGCTCATTGCGTGCGCCAACCTGGCGAACCTGGCGCTTGCACGGGCGCTTAGCCGGGAGAGCGCCCACGCGATCGCCCGAGCGATTGGCGCCACACGGGGACGTATCGTGATGGACATTCTCGCGGAGTGCGCGATTCTGTCCGTGGTGGGAGGAGCCATCGGTACGCTATGTGTGTTCGCATTGCAGGGCGCACTCCGAACGGCGATTCCCACAGACGTTCCCTACATCGGAAGACTCGACCTTCGCCTCGACTGGATGGTGGTGACAGGCGCCATCGTCGTCTCGATCCTCGCTGCATGCCTCTTCGGGATATTCCCCGCCCTTCGAGCGTCTGCGTCGGATCCATCCATATCGCTGGCACGGGCTGCCGTCGAGCGGACGGGTGGTTCGCGACGCCTCTATACAGGGATTATCGTCGCGCAGTTGGCCACCAGCCTTGCAATGCTCGTCAGTGCAGGGTTGTTGGCGCGCGCGAGTGGCCGACTGTCAACGGTGGGTCTGGGCTTCGAGCGCCGCGGGCTCTACGAGGCACGCGTGCTGCTTCCCGCCGCTTACAGGACCGACAGCGGCTCGGCGAACAAATCCTTCATGGCCGCGGAGTCGGCAGTGCGTGCTACGCCCGGCGTCGTTGACGTGAGTTGGTGGGTGCAGCCACGAGTCGTCGGGCTATCCGTCATGGGATTCGGCTCGGGAGGCTCGACCCACGTGCTCTATAACCCCGAGCTGCTCACGGTCGGGGCGGGCTTCCTCGGGACGATGCGAACGCGCATCAGTCGAGGGCGCGATCTTCAGGTCGGCGACGACGAGGGCCCGGCGAAGGTGGTCGTCGACGAGCGTGTGGCGCGAGAGCTTTGGCCCGACGAGGACGCCTTGGGCCGACAGCTCGCCGTGCTGGGGCCAAACGGGATGCGATCATACGCAACCGTGATCGGTGTGTCGTCCCGAATGCGCCGCATGTTCTCGAGCTTCGACGTCTTCGACGTCGCGCCGGGCGCGGTGTACTTGTCGCGTGATCCCACAGGAACGACGCGGCATCTCGTCATCCGCGTGGACGAGAGCACTGCGGCAAGCGCCGTGGCGCGTCTCGCGAACCGCCTGCGTGATGCCCTGCCGCCCGGAACGCAGGTCGGCATCGAGCGCGCCGACCGTGCCCAGCGTCGCCTCGAAGACGCACATCGCTTCATCACGATGCTGTTCGTCGCGCTCGCCGTGTGCGCCGTCTCCTTGTGTATGCTCGGCATCTACTCCGTCCTCGCCTACGCAACGGTGACGCGCCGTCGTGAACTCGCCATACGACTCGCGGTCGGGGGAACACCGGTGGACTTGATGCGCCTGGTGAGCCGTGACGCGACGGTGCTGGCGCTCGCCGGTACTGCCTTCGGCGGTCTGCTTTCGCTCGGCGTAGCGCGACTCATCGATCCGTTCCTGCTGGACCTGTATCACGTGAATGCATGGACGCTCGGCGCAGCTGAGTGTGTGCTGCTGGCGGCGACGGTTCTCGCGGCGTTCATCCCAGTGCGCCGCGCGATGGCGACCGATCCCGCTTCCATGTTGCGGGCGCCGTGAGGTGTTAGGCACGACTAGGGTCAGCGCTCTTGAACCACAGCGCTGCTCGTTGAACTGCGCGGCGTCCCTGTCGGCTGTTTCTCTTCTCAGCTGAAGTCACCAACGTCTCGCGGCACGGCTTCTGGCTGCTGATGGCCGACGCCGGACAAACCTCTCCTGGCCGCAGTTGGACGTCGACCTCTCGGTGACGTCGAGTCGAGATCCGATCGCGTATCCGCTGATGACACCGCCTTCAGGAGCCAGCGGGGACCAATCCGGCGAGACACAGCGCGTCGCGGAGCGCCGAAGCGGCATCGGCCGGCGATTGTCGGCCTTTGTCGGCGTTTGCCGAGGTCTGCAGGCCGTGCGCCGGTCCCGGCGGTGTGGCGAGGGGTCCGGCTCCGCCTGTAGCTTCTTCTCGCATCTCCAGCCCTTCCCTGTGTCCGTGCTCCCTTCTCGTCCGTTTCTCGCGCCTCCCAGGACCATGCGCCCGTATCGCGTTTCCGTCACGCTGCGCGCTCTCGCCGTCGCTCCGCTACTCCCGCTCGCGCTTGGCGCGCAGGGGGCCCCGCCCAAGGGCTACCAGTTCGCCATCGAGGACTACGCCCGCGCCGAGCGATTCCTCGGCGCCACCATGAACCCGCTGGTGAGCGGGACCACCGGTCGGCCAACGTGGCTTCCGGATGGGCGCTTCCATTACCGAGTGACCACGGCCAACGGCGCCTCGTTCGTCCTGGTGAATCCGGCCAAGCGCGCGCGGGGGGCCGCCTTCGACCAGGCACGCCTCGCCACCGCACTCGGCGCCGCCACCGGGGGGACGTTCGAGGGAGAGCGCCTTCCGTTCACGACCATGGATTTTGCGGCTGACGGCAAGTCGCTGGTGGCCACCGTGCGCGCCCAGCGATACCGCTGCGACCTCACCGGCTACGCCTGCGCCCCGCTCCCCAAGGGGATCGCGGCGCCACCCAACGCCTCCACCTCGCCCGACGGGAAGTCGGCGGTCTTCATTCGCAGCTACAACCTCTGGCTCAAGGACCTCGAGGCGGGGAACGAAGTGCAGCTGACGACCGACGGGATCAAGGACTTCGGCTACGCCACCAACAACGCGGGGTGGGTGCATAACGACTCGCCGGTCGTGACCTGGTCCGACGACTCGCGCCAGATCGCGACCTTCCAGCACGACGGGCGCGGGGTGCGCGACATGTACCTCGTCAGCACCAACGTGGGGAGCCCGAAGCTGGAGGCGTGGAAGTACCCGATGCCCGGCGACAGCGTGATCTTCCGCGTCTCGCGCGTCATCCTGCGCAAGGGAGGCGACGGCACGTGGGCGATGACGCGGCTGCAGATGGCGCCCGATGCGCATCGCTCGACCGTGAGCGACCACATTGCCTGCGGCGACATCATCTGCGACACGCAGTGGTATCCAGACGGCTCCCGCTTTGCCTTCATCTCGTCGTCGCGCGATCACAAGCAGGCGTGGCTTCGCATTGCCGATCCCGCATCGGGCGAGGTGCGCACGGTGCTCGAGGAGAAGAGCGCCACGCAGATCGGCGACGCGTCGCAGCCGGAGAACCTCTGGCGCATCCTTCCCGGGACGAACGAGTTCATCTGGTGGTCCGATCGCGACAACTGGACGCACCTCTACCTCCACGATCTCACCACCGGTGCGCTCAAGAACCGCATCACGACCGGCGACGGCAACGTGACCGACATCGTGCGCATCGATGAGAAGAAACGGTTGATCTGGTTCACCGCCAACGGGCGCGAAGCAGGGCGCGACCCGTATCACCAGCTCTTCTATCGCATCGGCTTCGACGGCAAGGGGCTGACGCTGCTCACGCCCGAGGTGGGCAACCATACGGTCTCGCTTTCACCTGACGGGAGGTACTTCGTCGATACGTACTCCACGCCCGACACACCCCCCGTGACGGTGCTGCGCGACGCCAACGGGAAGGTGGTGCTCCCGCTGGAGAAGGGCGACATCTCCCGATTGTTAGCCTCCGGGTGGCGCGCCCCGATCCCCGTGACGGCCAAGGCGCGTGACGGGAAGACGGACGTATACGGCCTCATGTACGTCCCCACGAAGCTCGACTCGGCGAAGAAGTACCCGATCATCAACCACATCTACCCCGGGCCGCAGTCGGGAAGCGTGGGGCCGCGGATGTTCATCCCGTCGCGCGGTGACAACCAGGCGCTGGCCGAGCTGGGGTTCGTCGTGGTCGAGATCGACGGGCTGGGGACGCCGGGGCGCTCCAAGGCCTTGCGCGACTTCTACTATGGGCGCATGGGGGACAACACGCTCCCCGACCAGGTGTCGGCCATGAAGGACCTGGCGACGCGCTATGCGTTCATCGACATCGACAAGGTGGGGATCTGGGGGCACTCGGGCGGCGGCTTCGCTACCGCGTCGGCGATGTTCCGCTACCCCGACTTCTTCAAGGTCGGCATTGCGGAGTCGGGAAACCACGACAACCGCAACTACGAGGACGACTGGGGAGAGCGTTACCAGGGATTGCTCACCAGGTCCGGGCCTAACGACAACTACGCCGCCGAGGCCAACCAGACGTATGCAGGGAACCTCAAGGGGAAGTTGTTCCTGATTCACGGGCAGATGGACGACAACGTTCCGCCGGTGAACACGCAGCTCGTGGTGGACGCGCTGATGAAGGCGGGGAAGGACTTCGACCAGATCATGCTCCCGCACGCCCGCCACGG
This genomic interval carries:
- a CDS encoding PD40 domain-containing protein; translation: MHSPATPCLLALSLAAAAASNLAAQRPAATGAADSAARWDVTLARGTTRTIEFTTSEGTWMASDLSPDGRWVVFDLLGHIYRMPAAGGTAEVLTQSSGVALNFQPRISPDGKSIAFISDRRGQYNLWIMDADGANARAVFTDLNVAVFEPAWTPDGRFIVVRRAVRGNFGGGGGGAGAAGNGLWMYHKDGGSGVSLVAAGQGGANATPSWPTISGDGRFLYYQVGMNAEPREILGGTLQLRRFAFDGGDIIDITNGESGSAAASRFSSGGAAAPEVSPDGRWLAFARQIPDGTLAFKGHEFGPRTALWLRDLRAGSERLLMDPIEPMTAVAGKTLGILPRYKWAADGQSIVITQGGKLRRVDVSTGNVTTIPFTATVKRTMSQMARREFRIRDDSLAARYFRWPSSSPDGKRIAFQVVGRVYVQDGITGTPRRVTPAGFSPLEFAPTWSPDGRSLAFVTWDDTGRGHVWTALADGGAPRRLTREAGDYTVPVWSADGRHVIVARGEGATARGRTMTHNTWFDVVRLDVNAAQGDTGVIVGTIERPTGVSVGGEARRQLPRPSIGPEGRIFWPEQRVANAGRPAGTALVSIAPDGKDRREHLSFPAADEMVPSPDGEWVAFQEGDNVYVAPMAYGGVGSDPQRVEKRRGQFPITALTRDGGLYPRWRDHLTLEFSSGPHFYVHHLDTKRTDTLVLRLTVPRATPSGSIALTNARLVTLDKRRVIERGTIVARNGRIACVGSCSTAGVDRVVNASGKTIIPGFVDMHSHHYREWRGMRPRHDFEQAVYLAYGVTTTHDVSMHAQNMFPTAELIEAGEMVGPRGFSTGDNITAGDATRANEINNPRDALAAVRRMADWGANSIKQYAQPRRDQRQWMAEAARTVGMNLTSEGGFFLEDLGFIMDGQTAFEHAFEEVPMYSDGAKFLGKAGATYSPTLVVSGAGPSNIDYWFQESNVWQDAKQRRWFPWRALVPHTRVRMTRPVTDYSYPVVAQSMADIIAEGGWGALGSHGEHHGLAPHWELWMGASALGNHGALEVASLHGARLLGADKDLGSLEVGKLADLVVLNGNPLQNIRATADAQYVMKGGVLYDAMSLDQLWPKQVPFGPAYWVNEDMLQRNVKGVETFDKKR
- a CDS encoding ABC transporter permease, which translates into the protein MILFSFRNAWRSLRAAPAFSALVALTMAVAIALSALVLGTVNAVLRPASVARRAELLYRVQATVSGKQSATPSAIDLRQMRASVPSLEVISTVRGDYAAVVSRGEAEQRHVMYVDEDFFEVLETRPSAGRFFLPTDRAFGEAPLAVVSDRFWRERLHGASDLSAGTIEVDGTTFRVVGVAPPGLERMLGADLWLLSMRGAVQSTSGLMPPEFVARLRPRASQATLERDLRAMGLHVAAQAPSATAPRFHVRALAVALAEFSELQRSLAWSTRAIVLIACANLANLALARALSRESAHAIARAIGATRGRIVMDILAECAILSVVGGAIGTLCVFALQGALRTAIPTDVPYIGRLDLRLDWMVVTGAIVVSILAACLFGIFPALRASASDPSISLARAAVERTGGSRRLYTGIIVAQLATSLAMLVSAGLLARASGRLSTVGLGFERRGLYEARVLLPAAYRTDSGSANKSFMAAESAVRATPGVVDVSWWVQPRVVGLSVMGFGSGGSTHVLYNPELLTVGAGFLGTMRTRISRGRDLQVGDDEGPAKVVVDERVARELWPDEDALGRQLAVLGPNGMRSYATVIGVSSRMRRMFSSFDVFDVAPGAVYLSRDPTGTTRHLVIRVDESTAASAVARLANRLRDALPPGTQVGIERADRAQRRLEDAHRFITMLFVALAVCAVSLCMLGIYSVLAYATVTRRRELAIRLAVGGTPVDLMRLVSRDATVLALAGTAFGGLLSLGVARLIDPFLLDLYHVNAWTLGAAECVLLAATVLAAFIPVRRAMATDPASMLRAP
- a CDS encoding DPP IV N-terminal domain-containing protein, yielding MNPLVSGTTGRPTWLPDGRFHYRVTTANGASFVLVNPAKRARGAAFDQARLATALGAATGGTFEGERLPFTTMDFAADGKSLVATVRAQRYRCDLTGYACAPLPKGIAAPPNASTSPDGKSAVFIRSYNLWLKDLEAGNEVQLTTDGIKDFGYATNNAGWVHNDSPVVTWSDDSRQIATFQHDGRGVRDMYLVSTNVGSPKLEAWKYPMPGDSVIFRVSRVILRKGGDGTWAMTRLQMAPDAHRSTVSDHIACGDIICDTQWYPDGSRFAFISSSRDHKQAWLRIADPASGEVRTVLEEKSATQIGDASQPENLWRILPGTNEFIWWSDRDNWTHLYLHDLTTGALKNRITTGDGNVTDIVRIDEKKRLIWFTANGREAGRDPYHQLFYRIGFDGKGLTLLTPEVGNHTVSLSPDGRYFVDTYSTPDTPPVTVLRDANGKVVLPLEKGDISRLLASGWRAPIPVTAKARDGKTDVYGLMYVPTKLDSAKKYPIINHIYPGPQSGSVGPRMFIPSRGDNQALAELGFVVVEIDGLGTPGRSKALRDFYYGRMGDNTLPDQVSAMKDLATRYAFIDIDKVGIWGHSGGGFATASAMFRYPDFFKVGIAESGNHDNRNYEDDWGERYQGLLTRSGPNDNYAAEANQTYAGNLKGKLFLIHGQMDDNVPPVNTQLVVDALMKAGKDFDQIMLPHARHGFGPDAAYIMRRRWDYFVTNLQGNTPPREYQIGKPRVVP